In Desulforhopalus sp., a single genomic region encodes these proteins:
- a CDS encoding methyltransferase: protein MNNGQFIADEGISRDSLFDGDLQCLQTTAGYRFSVDAVLLAHFVRVRERERILEMGAGCGIIILLLLYRWGPLIEEIVGIELQKSLVSLARKNLEINGFTSTGRIVEGDIKDILRLLHNKTFDTIICNPPFFPHGSGRQSSNPEACLARHQILASLDDFLLAASQAVRNKGSVYFIYPATQTGTFVASLEKFQLTVKRLQFIYSYPQKDGNARLVLIECTKNGGDGAKICPPFYIYQKKDGDYSPEMQKLYK from the coding sequence ATGAATAACGGCCAATTTATTGCGGATGAAGGGATTTCGAGAGACAGCCTCTTTGATGGTGATTTGCAATGCCTTCAAACAACCGCCGGTTACCGATTTTCGGTGGATGCGGTGTTGCTCGCCCATTTTGTCAGAGTCAGAGAAAGAGAGCGAATCCTTGAGATGGGTGCCGGGTGTGGAATTATTATTCTGCTCCTTTTATACCGATGGGGTCCCTTGATCGAGGAAATCGTTGGAATCGAACTACAAAAAAGCCTGGTGAGTCTCGCCAGAAAAAATTTGGAAATAAATGGTTTTACATCCACTGGCCGCATCGTTGAAGGAGACATAAAAGACATTCTTCGACTCCTTCATAATAAAACATTTGATACAATTATTTGTAATCCCCCATTTTTCCCTCATGGATCGGGTCGGCAAAGCTCTAATCCGGAAGCCTGTCTTGCGCGTCATCAGATTCTTGCATCCCTTGATGACTTTCTACTCGCTGCAAGTCAAGCAGTGAGGAACAAAGGTTCGGTTTATTTTATATATCCAGCGACGCAAACAGGAACATTTGTTGCGAGTCTTGAAAAATTTCAACTTACAGTTAAACGGCTGCAATTTATCTACAGCTATCCGCAGAAGGATGGCAATGCTCGGCTGGTTCTTATAGAGTGCACTAAAAACGGTGGTGATGGCGCTAAGATTTGTCCTCCGTTCTATATTTACCAAAAAAAAGACGGTGATTATTCACCGGAAATGCAAAAATTATATAAGTAA
- the queD gene encoding 6-carboxytetrahydropterin synthase QueD, whose protein sequence is MFDIFIKTHFAGAHHLRDYPGDCEKPHGHNWKVEVTVRATALDQYGMGIDFKVLKKIVGAAIAKLDHQDLNTLPYFQDKNPSSEHISRFIYDEVMPQLADDRYHLLSVTVYETDTQGLTYYGNQD, encoded by the coding sequence ATGTTTGATATTTTTATTAAAACCCACTTTGCCGGGGCCCATCATCTCCGAGACTATCCCGGAGACTGCGAAAAACCGCATGGTCATAATTGGAAAGTAGAGGTTACTGTCCGCGCCACCGCTCTTGATCAGTACGGAATGGGCATTGATTTTAAGGTATTAAAAAAGATTGTCGGCGCTGCTATTGCTAAGCTTGATCATCAAGACCTGAACACCCTCCCCTACTTCCAGGACAAAAATCCCTCCTCGGAGCATATTTCTCGCTTTATCTATGATGAGGTTATGCCTCAGCTGGCAGATGATCGGTACCATCTCCTTAGTGTCACCGTCTATGAAACCGACACTCAAGGCCTGACCTATTATGGGAATCAAGACTGA
- a CDS encoding prephenate dehydrogenase/arogenate dehydrogenase family protein, whose amino-acid sequence MISIATLGPVGSDSHQAAIQFSPEAELVLFTRITDVLAAFTAGRVKNAFVPVYNTREGEVKDYFRLVAKMEHGFWVDNVVLPIHLSLGVLSDHSESGAKITTIVGRSSVFRQCTEYIEAHYPDAILMAVHDIESAMQEIREKGQTDYAVIESEEIILRHEFSLIAREVVAYNRTRFAVLGHNYAPVTGYDATAIITKPLRDRVGLLADILGEFTRRGINILDLQSENDIKTQKLLIYVEVEGHLHDPLLKSALHTIETLIIEEEGALKVLGSFPRVEMRVKQIKSFGFIGSGEMSKWFADRLRNEGYKTFITGRTSPLTPEEMISKVEVVIVCVPISVTSQTIRKYGPLLKDGQALIILAGESENTIKASLEATSQGVEVMFVHNLWGPQTLTMKDKNAAVVRTPRSGSFCSEFEAFLYKHGADIYHDSAIKHDLLMGVGQKLPTTISVALAKTLREFNINCDDIGSHSTLTSLYGILAMARTHSQNPRTYAEIMATTGEGRKIVKTFAANIICLIDLAERGDIAKLSEIMEENKNFMSPAFLQLRMKQAKAVDEVMSNPNMKV is encoded by the coding sequence ATGATCTCGATTGCCACCTTAGGCCCCGTTGGTTCAGATAGTCATCAGGCTGCAATCCAATTCTCTCCGGAAGCAGAATTGGTGCTTTTTACCCGTATTACCGATGTTCTCGCCGCCTTTACCGCAGGCAGGGTGAAGAACGCTTTCGTCCCTGTGTACAACACCCGAGAGGGAGAGGTAAAGGACTATTTCCGGTTGGTTGCCAAAATGGAGCACGGGTTCTGGGTAGACAATGTTGTCTTGCCTATTCATCTTTCTCTTGGTGTACTTTCCGACCATTCGGAATCAGGGGCAAAGATTACCACAATAGTCGGCAGAAGTTCAGTGTTTAGACAATGCACTGAATACATTGAGGCGCACTACCCCGATGCGATTCTTATGGCCGTTCATGATATTGAATCGGCAATGCAGGAAATTCGCGAAAAAGGTCAAACTGATTATGCGGTAATTGAGTCAGAGGAGATTATTCTACGCCATGAGTTCTCACTGATCGCCAGAGAGGTGGTAGCGTATAACCGCACGAGATTTGCCGTACTGGGACACAATTATGCACCTGTCACCGGTTATGATGCAACCGCAATAATTACCAAGCCGCTTCGTGACCGAGTGGGTTTGTTGGCAGACATTCTCGGGGAGTTTACCAGGCGAGGAATCAATATCCTTGACCTGCAGAGCGAAAACGATATTAAAACACAAAAATTGCTTATTTATGTTGAGGTTGAGGGGCATCTCCACGATCCTCTTCTCAAAAGTGCTCTGCATACCATTGAAACGTTAATCATTGAAGAAGAAGGCGCGTTAAAGGTTCTCGGTTCCTTTCCCAGAGTTGAAATGCGGGTAAAGCAAATCAAGTCCTTTGGCTTTATCGGCAGCGGCGAAATGAGCAAATGGTTTGCCGATCGCTTGCGAAATGAGGGTTACAAGACCTTCATTACCGGTCGCACCTCTCCCCTTACTCCAGAGGAGATGATCAGCAAGGTGGAAGTGGTTATTGTCTGCGTGCCAATTTCAGTAACATCCCAAACAATCAGGAAATACGGTCCATTACTGAAAGATGGTCAGGCGTTGATTATCCTAGCGGGTGAATCAGAAAACACCATAAAAGCATCATTGGAAGCAACCAGTCAAGGTGTTGAGGTGATGTTCGTTCACAATCTTTGGGGACCGCAAACACTGACCATGAAAGACAAAAACGCCGCAGTGGTCAGAACCCCTCGGAGTGGTTCTTTCTGTAGTGAATTTGAAGCATTCCTTTATAAGCACGGAGCAGACATCTACCACGACAGTGCGATAAAACACGATCTACTAATGGGGGTTGGGCAGAAACTCCCTACTACCATTTCTGTCGCTCTTGCAAAAACCTTACGGGAATTCAATATCAATTGTGATGATATTGGTAGCCACTCGACCTTGACTTCACTGTATGGAATACTGGCAATGGCCCGAACCCACAGTCAAAACCCGCGAACCTACGCTGAGATTATGGCAACAACCGGCGAAGGACGTAAAATAGTCAAGACCTTTGCCGCCAACATTATCTGTTTGATCGACCTTGCTGAACGGGGAGATATAGCGAAATTATCTGAAATAATGGAGGAAAACAAAAACTTTATGTCTCCAGCCTTCCTTCAACTGCGGATGAAACAAGCAAAGGCCGTTGATGAGGTGATGAGCAACCCCAATATGAAGGTCTGA
- the tviB gene encoding Vi polysaccharide biosynthesis UDP-N-acetylglucosamine C-6 dehydrogenase TviB: MQTLQNIRLGIIGLGYVGLPLAVEFGKKYPTLGFDLNRTRIEELRLGKDSTLEVSDEELKSSQFLNFTSNSGEIGECNIFIVAVPTPIDAAKRPDFGPLEGASRTVAAALKPRDIVVFESTVYPGATEEVCVPLLEKGSGLKYNSDFFCGYSPERINPGDKLHRLPSIVKITSGSTPETARMVDELYKSIITAGTFPASSIKVAEAAKVIENTQRDVNIALINELALIFDKLDINTSEVLAAAGTKWNFLPFRPGLVGGHCIGVDPYYLTHKAQELGYHPNMILAGRRLNDDMGHYIAATVIKKMVRKGIDTAASRILVMGLTFKENCPDLRNTRVIDIITEFKEYGIAVDVYDPWANPDEAEKAYGIMPVQELRQNTYSAVVIAVAHRQFAQFTIADLRGFCREKSVIYDVKSLYPHDQVDGCL; encoded by the coding sequence ATGCAAACACTACAAAACATTCGTTTAGGTATTATTGGCTTGGGGTATGTCGGATTGCCCCTTGCAGTTGAATTTGGCAAAAAATATCCGACCCTTGGTTTTGACTTGAATCGTACTCGAATCGAAGAGCTCCGCTTAGGTAAGGATAGCACCCTTGAAGTCTCCGATGAGGAATTAAAGAGTTCGCAATTCTTGAACTTTACATCCAATTCAGGGGAAATTGGTGAGTGTAACATATTCATAGTTGCTGTTCCGACACCGATCGATGCCGCCAAACGCCCCGACTTTGGTCCCCTTGAAGGTGCGTCACGGACGGTGGCAGCTGCTCTAAAGCCTCGGGATATCGTAGTCTTTGAATCAACTGTATACCCAGGTGCAACCGAAGAAGTCTGCGTGCCGCTCCTTGAAAAGGGCTCGGGTCTTAAATACAACAGCGATTTTTTTTGTGGTTATAGCCCAGAGCGTATCAATCCTGGGGATAAGTTACACCGTCTGCCGTCAATCGTTAAAATAACCTCCGGCTCAACCCCGGAGACTGCGCGGATGGTAGACGAACTGTATAAATCAATCATTACTGCCGGTACCTTCCCGGCGAGCAGTATAAAGGTTGCGGAGGCGGCAAAGGTTATCGAAAATACCCAGCGCGATGTGAATATTGCATTGATTAATGAACTGGCGCTTATCTTTGATAAACTTGATATCAATACCAGCGAGGTGCTTGCCGCGGCCGGCACGAAATGGAACTTCCTGCCCTTCCGGCCGGGTCTGGTCGGAGGACATTGTATCGGTGTTGATCCGTACTATTTAACCCATAAGGCGCAAGAGCTTGGTTACCATCCCAATATGATCCTTGCCGGCCGACGGCTCAATGACGATATGGGCCATTATATTGCTGCAACCGTCATTAAAAAAATGGTGCGCAAGGGCATAGATACTGCCGCTTCGCGGATCTTGGTGATGGGTCTCACCTTCAAGGAAAATTGTCCCGACCTGCGAAATACAAGAGTCATTGATATTATCACTGAATTTAAAGAGTATGGTATCGCCGTTGATGTCTATGACCCGTGGGCAAATCCAGACGAAGCTGAAAAGGCATATGGCATCATGCCGGTTCAAGAACTTCGGCAGAACACCTATAGCGCAGTAGTTATCGCTGTGGCACACAGGCAGTTTGCTCAGTTTACCATTGCCGATCTTCGCGGATTTTGCCGCGAAAAATCAGTTATTTATGATGTGAAAAGTCTGTATCCCCATGATCAGGTTGACGGTTGTCTTTAA
- a CDS encoding YifB family Mg chelatase-like AAA ATPase, which yields MLAIVTSCSVLGIHGWLIQVEVDVAQGLPTFSTVGLPDSSVRESKDRVKAAIKNCGYQFPNKRITVNLAPADIKKEGAGFDLPIALGILEATETLIRQRAGNYCVVGELSLDGCVHRVNGILPMILAAREQGCRGILIPQENKEEALIAPEGIDIIPVTSLPQAVEFLAGMETAEPLCRTDLWALPNTTAYHVDFSDIKGQQHVKRALEVAASGGHNILLKGPPGSGKTMLARRFSTILPPMTPAEIIETTKIYSVAGNNSERSAIFTTRPFRSPHHTISDAGLVGGGSTPQPGEVSLAHNGVLFLDELPEFKKHVLEVLRQPLEDGEVTIARANMTLTFPARFTLIAAMNPCPCGFLGDSRNSCNCNENDIKRYTGKISGPLMDRIDMHLEVAGLDYREMNCSVKGEASIDIKARVDQTRALQVKRFADNPGVYCNSQMNSKLMEKHCSLDKPSGQILEKSVARLRLSARAYHRILKVSRTIADMCQSPNIQSIHVSEAVQFCRTDQ from the coding sequence ATGCTTGCAATTGTTACCAGCTGTTCGGTTCTTGGAATTCATGGCTGGTTAATCCAGGTCGAAGTTGATGTTGCCCAAGGTCTTCCAACCTTTTCGACGGTGGGTCTTCCAGACAGTTCTGTTCGGGAAAGCAAGGATCGGGTTAAAGCTGCAATAAAAAACTGTGGTTATCAATTTCCCAACAAACGAATAACAGTCAATCTTGCACCGGCTGATATCAAAAAAGAGGGTGCCGGCTTTGATCTGCCAATAGCCTTAGGTATCCTCGAAGCGACGGAAACCTTAATCAGGCAACGCGCCGGTAATTATTGCGTGGTTGGCGAGTTGTCTCTTGATGGCTGCGTCCACCGGGTCAATGGTATCTTGCCGATGATTCTTGCCGCAAGAGAGCAAGGATGCCGTGGTATCCTAATTCCTCAAGAGAACAAGGAAGAGGCACTCATTGCTCCAGAAGGAATTGATATTATTCCCGTCACCTCTTTACCCCAGGCGGTCGAATTCCTGGCAGGCATGGAAACTGCCGAACCTCTTTGCCGTACAGACCTTTGGGCACTTCCGAATACCACTGCCTATCATGTAGACTTCTCAGATATTAAAGGTCAGCAACATGTCAAGCGGGCTCTTGAGGTTGCCGCTTCTGGCGGCCACAACATCTTATTAAAGGGGCCGCCGGGCTCCGGAAAAACCATGCTGGCGAGACGATTTTCGACAATCCTGCCCCCAATGACTCCAGCAGAAATTATCGAAACCACAAAAATCTATAGCGTTGCCGGTAACAATTCCGAGCGCAGCGCGATATTCACAACTCGTCCATTTCGGTCTCCTCACCATACCATCTCCGATGCAGGTCTTGTTGGTGGCGGGAGCACTCCACAGCCGGGAGAGGTCTCCCTTGCCCACAATGGAGTTCTTTTTCTCGATGAATTACCCGAATTTAAGAAGCATGTTTTAGAGGTATTGCGTCAGCCTCTAGAAGACGGTGAAGTCACAATTGCCAGGGCAAACATGACCTTGACCTTTCCGGCACGCTTCACCTTGATTGCCGCCATGAACCCATGCCCCTGTGGTTTTCTCGGTGACAGCCGCAATAGCTGTAACTGCAATGAAAATGATATAAAACGCTATACTGGAAAGATATCCGGTCCATTGATGGACCGGATTGATATGCATCTTGAGGTGGCAGGTCTTGACTACCGGGAAATGAACTGCTCTGTCAAAGGAGAAGCTTCAATAGATATCAAAGCTCGAGTTGACCAGACCCGGGCGCTTCAAGTAAAAAGATTCGCCGACAATCCAGGGGTATATTGCAATAGCCAAATGAATAGTAAACTAATGGAGAAGCATTGTTCTCTCGACAAACCTTCAGGGCAAATCCTGGAGAAAAGTGTCGCCAGGTTAAGGCTTTCGGCGCGGGCATACCATCGTATTCTGAAGGTTTCGAGAACCATTGCTGATATGTGTCAATCGCCGAATATCCAATCAATCCACGTTTCCGAAGCGGTGCAATTCTGCCGGACGGATCAATAG
- a CDS encoding zinc ribbon domain-containing protein, translated as MFHDLSFLDEEKICPHCKTLLSCCEAPPIHVGDGLGWGAEVMFICLNDSCSLFLKGWEQIERNYGHHASYRYMELPGSPEGNLMMVGNVDAFKACVINKEVLLAQNERFYREKAAVEGLKTCVEKKDLQPVLTLLLDEAASKDNRLAALDYLQKLNDLECIDPLRNHTFRDPATEFAVKQIIEKVLQANFKKECPHCLEIIKAQAKKCMFCKENL; from the coding sequence ATGTTTCATGATTTAAGTTTTCTTGATGAAGAAAAAATCTGTCCGCATTGCAAGACCTTATTGTCTTGTTGTGAAGCGCCGCCTATTCACGTCGGAGATGGCTTGGGTTGGGGTGCAGAGGTTATGTTTATCTGCCTGAATGATTCCTGCTCCCTTTTTCTCAAAGGATGGGAACAGATTGAAAGAAATTACGGACATCATGCCTCTTATCGATATATGGAGTTACCGGGAAGCCCGGAAGGCAATTTGATGATGGTCGGCAATGTCGATGCGTTTAAAGCTTGTGTTATTAACAAGGAAGTTTTGTTGGCGCAAAATGAAAGGTTTTATCGGGAGAAAGCCGCCGTTGAAGGATTGAAAACCTGCGTCGAGAAAAAGGACCTGCAGCCGGTATTGACGCTTCTCCTTGATGAGGCTGCGTCGAAAGATAACCGATTGGCCGCTCTAGACTATCTCCAAAAGCTCAATGATCTTGAGTGTATTGATCCCCTTAGAAATCATACATTCAGGGATCCGGCAACGGAATTTGCGGTCAAACAGATAATCGAAAAAGTATTGCAGGCAAACTTCAAAAAAGAGTGCCCTCATTGTCTCGAAATCATTAAGGCACAAGCCAAAAAATGCATGTTTTGCAAAGAAAACCTGTAA
- a CDS encoding molybdopterin-binding protein, whose protein sequence is MSKSVPVEKAIGMVLPHDITEIVKGEKKGAAFKKGHIIRQEDIAHLKRLGKDNIFVLTLAASDIHENEAASILARALAGRGVEYTDTPDEGKIALKAAIDGLLRINKLSLLHLNMLGEVMCATLHDHTPVKKGETVAATRLIPLITTRKLMAEAEKIALSGPPIVEVLPLRKAKIGLVITGNEVFYGRITDRFEEVLREKAQALGSEILVVRFAPDDKEIIAQELKYCIDQGADLLVTSGGMSVDPDDVTREGISLAGAADAAYGTPLLPGAMFLSGTIDNRPVLGIPACGMFHKITVLDLVLPRILCGEKIGRRELAEMGHGGLCRNCPTCQYPICNFGK, encoded by the coding sequence ATGTCGAAAAGTGTTCCTGTTGAAAAGGCCATTGGGATGGTACTTCCCCATGATATTACCGAGATCGTCAAAGGTGAGAAAAAGGGCGCTGCCTTCAAGAAAGGCCATATTATTCGCCAGGAAGATATTGCCCACCTGAAACGTTTGGGGAAGGATAATATCTTCGTTCTCACTCTAGCTGCCTCTGACATTCATGAAAATGAGGCAGCCTCCATTCTCGCTCGCGCGCTTGCGGGTAGAGGCGTTGAATACACCGACACACCAGACGAAGGGAAAATCGCCCTTAAAGCGGCGATTGATGGTCTGCTGCGTATTAACAAGCTATCGCTTCTGCATTTGAACATGCTGGGCGAGGTGATGTGCGCAACCCTGCACGACCACACCCCTGTGAAAAAGGGTGAGACGGTCGCTGCGACACGCCTCATTCCGCTCATCACCACCCGAAAGCTCATGGCCGAGGCGGAAAAGATTGCCTTATCCGGCCCACCGATTGTTGAAGTGCTTCCCCTTCGCAAGGCGAAAATCGGCTTAGTTATCACCGGTAACGAGGTATTTTACGGCAGAATTACCGATCGTTTTGAGGAAGTACTGCGCGAAAAGGCGCAGGCACTCGGCTCTGAAATTTTAGTGGTACGATTTGCCCCGGACGACAAAGAGATTATTGCTCAAGAACTCAAGTATTGTATTGATCAAGGGGCTGACCTGCTTGTCACCAGCGGCGGAATGTCCGTAGATCCAGATGATGTTACCCGGGAGGGAATAAGCCTTGCGGGGGCAGCCGATGCAGCATATGGAACTCCTTTGCTTCCCGGGGCGATGTTTCTCAGCGGAACTATCGACAATCGGCCTGTTTTAGGAATCCCTGCTTGCGGGATGTTCCATAAAATCACAGTGCTTGACCTGGTCCTGCCTAGAATTTTGTGCGGCGAAAAAATCGGCAGACGTGAACTTGCCGAGATGGGGCATGGTGGTCTGTGCCGCAATTGCCCGACTTGCCAATACCCAATTTGTAACTTTGGCAAATAG
- a CDS encoding dCMP deaminase family protein, which yields MKRKNYLSWDEYFMAVALLSAQRSKDPNTQVGACIANDQNKIVGVGYNGFPWGCSDDELPWDRQGKFLDTKYPYVCHAELNAVLNSISTDLRNCRIYVGLFPCNECTKVIIQSGIKEIIYLSDKYSETDQVKAAKIMLDKCARITYRQLETKLASVLVNFVPPLP from the coding sequence GTGAAGAGAAAGAATTACCTGTCTTGGGATGAATATTTCATGGCCGTCGCGCTTTTGTCCGCCCAGAGAAGCAAGGATCCAAATACTCAGGTTGGAGCATGTATTGCCAACGACCAGAACAAGATTGTCGGAGTTGGCTATAACGGTTTTCCCTGGGGCTGTTCCGATGACGAGTTACCCTGGGACAGACAAGGAAAATTTCTCGATACCAAATACCCCTATGTCTGCCATGCGGAACTCAATGCAGTGTTGAATTCTATTTCCACCGATCTCAGAAACTGCCGGATCTACGTAGGATTGTTTCCTTGTAATGAATGCACAAAGGTAATTATTCAATCGGGCATCAAGGAAATCATCTATCTGTCGGATAAATACAGCGAAACCGATCAGGTCAAGGCGGCGAAAATAATGTTGGACAAGTGCGCCCGTATTACCTACCGGCAACTGGAGACAAAGCTTGCGTCAGTCCTCGTGAACTTCGTACCGCCATTACCCTGA
- a CDS encoding lysophospholipase yields the protein MTESKKLDRPILQTSLDHPAPTDSECCSAPTEDLSFSIGEDIQLYCRFYCAAPDAPTIVYFYGWNESSDLLDLLATYFTASGINVFLTARRGFGRSEGTVSLSTLVSDSEPQFSQAIEWLQAKGYSGAVVVMGRSLGVIPALEVVQNSQAMIKAMILESAFCSIIPFLDTICPHLSVDGMLEEDCLSTLKKISKIKIPTMIFHGSRDGVVPVAQAEKLQAASAARNKQFLIIPGAEHNTVWQVGGKLYFQTIKGFIDTVCGINTWRQRRKKLKDTPRGEAS from the coding sequence ATGACCGAATCTAAAAAGCTTGATCGACCAATACTTCAAACTTCTCTCGATCACCCTGCTCCTACTGATAGTGAGTGCTGCTCGGCACCCACCGAAGACCTCAGCTTTTCCATAGGTGAGGATATTCAACTCTATTGCAGGTTCTATTGTGCTGCCCCTGATGCGCCAACTATCGTCTATTTTTATGGATGGAACGAATCTTCCGATCTTTTAGACTTACTGGCGACATATTTCACTGCGTCCGGTATCAACGTTTTTCTCACCGCACGTAGAGGTTTCGGAAGAAGCGAAGGAACTGTTTCCCTCTCGACCTTGGTGAGCGATTCTGAACCACAATTCTCCCAGGCGATCGAATGGCTTCAAGCAAAGGGTTATTCAGGAGCAGTAGTGGTAATGGGCAGATCCCTTGGTGTCATCCCGGCGCTGGAGGTTGTACAAAATTCCCAAGCCATGATCAAGGCAATGATCCTTGAAAGTGCATTTTGCAGCATCATCCCTTTCCTTGACACAATTTGTCCACATCTTTCGGTGGATGGAATGCTTGAGGAGGATTGTCTTTCTACTTTAAAGAAAATCAGCAAGATAAAGATACCAACCATGATTTTCCATGGTTCGCGGGACGGGGTGGTGCCTGTCGCTCAGGCCGAGAAACTGCAGGCAGCCTCGGCGGCGAGAAATAAACAGTTTCTCATTATCCCGGGAGCTGAGCATAATACGGTTTGGCAGGTTGGTGGCAAGCTATATTTTCAAACGATCAAGGGATTTATAGACACTGTTTGTGGAATTAATACTTGGCGGCAACGACGGAAAAAACTTAAGGATACCCCAAGGGGGGAAGCTTCGTGA